Proteins from a genomic interval of Flammeovirgaceae bacterium SG7u.111:
- a CDS encoding alpha-L-fucosidase — translation MIKKIVLAILFLTVICQNSFSQKKIWDETEEAKKERMQWWTDARFGMFIHWGLYAQAARHEKVKKYEKMSDEEYQKYFEVFNPDLFDPTEWAKKAKAAGMKYAVITTKHHDGFCMFDSEYTDFDITSTPYKKDIIREWVDAFRAEGLGIGFYYSLIDWHHPEFTIDKVYPKKSNYTPKEYDELNKGRDMSIYREYLKNQVREILTNYGKVDVLWLDYSYPGKFGKDKDDWGAIELMKMVRNLQPGILVNDRSDLKEYAGGWDFTTPEQFKVQKWPEENGVRIPWETCQTFSGSWGYYRDEHTWKDKKQLLVLLIESVSKGGNVLLNIGPTARGTFDHRADKALEQMGEWMKYNSRSIYECTQAPSEFLIPDNTLLTYNSKTNRLYVHLLDYPMKNFLMRGFGGKVKYAQFLHDASEIKVGKPYGHWVQQETSDNDINLILPTNKPNVEIPVIEIFLKE, via the coding sequence ATGATAAAGAAAATAGTACTAGCAATCCTGTTTTTGACGGTAATATGTCAAAACTCTTTTTCTCAGAAGAAAATCTGGGACGAAACCGAAGAAGCAAAAAAAGAACGAATGCAGTGGTGGACAGATGCCCGGTTTGGTATGTTTATCCATTGGGGGCTTTATGCACAGGCTGCCCGGCACGAGAAGGTGAAAAAATATGAAAAGATGTCGGATGAGGAATACCAAAAGTATTTTGAGGTTTTTAATCCTGATCTGTTCGACCCAACAGAATGGGCAAAAAAAGCAAAAGCTGCCGGAATGAAATACGCAGTAATTACAACAAAGCACCACGATGGCTTTTGTATGTTCGATTCGGAATATACCGACTTTGACATAACAAGCACGCCTTACAAGAAAGATATTATAAGAGAATGGGTGGATGCTTTCCGTGCTGAAGGACTTGGAATAGGCTTTTACTATTCACTTATCGATTGGCATCATCCTGAATTTACTATTGATAAGGTTTACCCCAAAAAATCAAACTATACACCAAAAGAATACGATGAACTGAACAAGGGCAGAGATATGAGTATTTATCGTGAATATTTAAAAAATCAGGTTCGTGAAATACTTACTAACTATGGAAAGGTTGATGTTTTATGGCTCGATTACTCGTATCCTGGGAAATTTGGAAAAGATAAGGATGATTGGGGAGCCATTGAGCTAATGAAAATGGTTCGTAATCTACAACCCGGAATTTTGGTAAACGATCGTTCAGACTTAAAGGAGTATGCAGGCGGATGGGATTTCACCACACCAGAGCAGTTTAAAGTACAAAAGTGGCCTGAGGAAAACGGAGTGCGCATTCCTTGGGAAACCTGTCAGACTTTTTCAGGGTCATGGGGGTACTATCGTGACGAGCATACATGGAAAGATAAAAAGCAACTACTGGTTTTGTTAATCGAATCGGTGAGCAAAGGTGGTAACGTGCTATTAAATATTGGGCCAACAGCTCGTGGAACTTTCGATCATCGTGCTGATAAAGCCCTAGAGCAGATGGGGGAGTGGATGAAATATAATAGTCGTTCTATTTATGAGTGTACACAAGCTCCTAGTGAATTTTTGATACCAGACAATACATTGTTAACATATAATTCTAAAACAAATAGGTTATATGTGCACCTTCTCGACTACCCTATGAAAAACTTTTTAATGCGTGGGTTTGGCGGTAAAGTCAAATATGCTCAGTTTCTTCATGATGCATCAGAGATTAAAGTTGGTAAGCCTTATGGGCATTGGGTTCAGCAGGAAACCAGTGATAACGATATTAACCTGATATTGCCTACAAACAAACCGAATGTAGAAATACCTGTAATCGAAATTTTTTTAAAGGAATAG
- a CDS encoding SMP-30/gluconolactonase/LRE family protein, translating into MLHKLLTFSLLMTVLASCGTQKNESPAEEEIVETETEPQLMNLSATLELDAKAQLGEGAIWHPEEKKFYWIDIENKKLHIYDPADKSDREITMPSRIGTVVPAKEGGVLVALEGGIFHVDLETENLTLLNNPLEGQEAIRFNDGKCDPQGRFWVGSMKLDQSAKQADLYRFDTDGTAHHMLDSITISNGIVWSPDHKKMYYIDTPTGKVQGFDYDAETGEISNGEVVVQIQEGMGYPDGMTIDSEGMLWIGMWNGFGVTRWNPNTGEYLGKVEVPAQNVTACAFGDEDLSTLYITTASIGTDAQTLEKYPHCGGVFSVKTNFKGSPAFYYAGKTSQ; encoded by the coding sequence ATGCTACATAAACTATTAACTTTTTCACTATTGATGACCGTATTGGCATCTTGTGGTACTCAAAAAAACGAATCCCCAGCCGAAGAAGAAATTGTGGAAACTGAAACCGAACCTCAACTTATGAACCTATCCGCTACGCTCGAACTAGATGCGAAGGCACAGCTTGGTGAAGGTGCTATTTGGCATCCTGAAGAAAAGAAATTCTACTGGATAGATATAGAAAACAAAAAGCTCCACATCTATGACCCTGCCGATAAGTCTGATAGAGAAATAACCATGCCTTCGCGCATAGGTACCGTTGTCCCGGCCAAAGAGGGGGGCGTACTCGTCGCATTGGAAGGAGGTATTTTCCATGTGGATTTGGAAACAGAAAACCTTACCTTGCTCAATAACCCTTTGGAAGGGCAAGAAGCCATCCGCTTCAACGATGGAAAATGTGACCCTCAAGGACGTTTTTGGGTAGGCAGTATGAAACTTGACCAATCTGCCAAGCAAGCAGATTTGTACAGGTTTGATACGGACGGCACCGCTCATCACATGCTTGACAGTATTACTATTTCAAATGGAATAGTTTGGTCTCCAGATCACAAAAAAATGTATTATATTGATACGCCAACAGGGAAAGTCCAAGGGTTTGACTACGATGCCGAAACAGGTGAAATATCCAATGGAGAAGTTGTTGTTCAAATACAAGAAGGAATGGGCTACCCAGATGGCATGACCATAGATAGTGAGGGAATGCTCTGGATAGGCATGTGGAATGGCTTTGGAGTAACCCGATGGAACCCAAATACAGGGGAGTATTTAGGCAAAGTAGAAGTACCTGCTCAAAATGTGACAGCTTGTGCATTTGGTGACGAAGATTTATCTACCCTTTACATCACTACGGCTAGCATAGGTACAGACGCCCAAACACTTGAGAAATATCCACATTGCGGTGGAGTTTTTTCTGTGAAAACGAACTTTAAAGGCAGCCCAGCTTTTTATTATGCTGGCAAAACCTCCCAATAA
- the dapA gene encoding 4-hydroxy-tetrahydrodipicolinate synthase, which yields MANYIQQYSGTGVALVTPFDGNGEVDYPALRKLLNHTTPHVEYLVVNGTTGESPTISVSEKAKILELIIEHAGGKPVMYGVGGNNTANVTKELKELSSTGIDSILSISPYYNKPSQEGIYQHYMAVADASPVPVLMYNIPGRTASNMSAETTLRLAEHPNIMGSKEAAGDITQCFQIVKHKPEDFLLVSGDDLMALSMMAIGGAGVISVIANAFPAEFSAIIRKALEGDFKSAHQDLLPFVENTILLFEEGNPVGVKATLELLGLCSSQVRLPLMKGSEELKRKISKALEQLQKPVA from the coding sequence ATGGCAAATTACATTCAGCAATATAGCGGAACAGGAGTAGCGCTGGTCACCCCTTTTGATGGCAATGGAGAAGTTGATTACCCAGCACTTAGGAAGCTGCTGAACCATACCACTCCACATGTAGAATATTTAGTCGTAAATGGCACTACAGGAGAATCTCCTACTATTTCTGTTAGCGAAAAGGCGAAAATTTTAGAATTAATCATAGAACATGCTGGTGGCAAACCGGTGATGTATGGAGTTGGCGGAAACAATACTGCCAACGTAACTAAAGAACTTAAGGAGCTATCTTCGACAGGAATAGACTCAATATTGTCCATTTCTCCTTACTACAACAAACCTTCACAAGAAGGTATTTACCAACACTACATGGCTGTGGCTGATGCTTCGCCTGTACCTGTTTTAATGTATAACATACCGGGCAGAACTGCTTCTAACATGTCTGCCGAAACCACTTTGAGGTTGGCAGAACACCCCAACATTATGGGGTCGAAAGAAGCTGCGGGAGACATCACCCAGTGTTTTCAGATAGTAAAACATAAACCAGAGGACTTTCTACTTGTTTCTGGTGACGATCTAATGGCTCTTTCTATGATGGCTATTGGCGGAGCAGGTGTGATCTCGGTTATAGCCAATGCATTTCCTGCCGAGTTTAGCGCTATCATCCGCAAGGCTCTGGAGGGAGATTTCAAATCTGCTCACCAAGACCTTCTTCCATTTGTTGAAAATACCATTTTGCTATTTGAAGAAGGCAACCCTGTTGGGGTAAAAGCAACCCTTGAGCTACTAGGGCTTTGCAGTTCACAAGTAAGGCTGCCTTTGATGAAAGGATCGGAAGAGCTAAAAAGAAAAATATCAAAAGCACTGGAACAACTACAAAAACCTGTAGCATAA
- a CDS encoding two-component regulator propeller domain-containing protein — MIRRYFIIWTILLVSSDYLYGIQNPIFNQLGVAEGLSDPMVNDIHQDEDGFIWVCTSNGLNRYDGYNMKTFFHIPNDSTSLVNSTVNCIDSDNADDLWLGTGQGFSKYSRESGAFTSFILEGSEQLNFIRAIFIKSDSVIWLGSNEGLIKFNPLDGSYKKYQQGTATSQSISHNIVRAITKDSNGHLWIGTFDGLNEFDPVSETFRHYYPVVRKDFDPINNLVISLHRGEDPDMLWVGMQTGLAKFNLVTKQFKVFRKELGYDGIFNNTIKSIESPSSNQLWVGTDEGLSIFDIDEEKFTTYRHNPFLSNSLSNDVVIDIYKDRSGLVWCGTNNGLSSYNLNRKRFDLYPIAKIDQSGAATGTEVTAIYKQENVGLWLGGSSGLIKIDTEGNEQWYTQQMDIGLGSNIIGEIYSDHSNNLWVSTTGGLSLYDPEKNNFLYFDIQTDFRVSKYVSSILEYEPDKYLVGSSGKGLLKFDINSSDLLDGKVSNPDFIFLKDIQVNDIIRGKEDDVWIIGGFGEVYKYSIGSGSITQYMLASESIEKNVVNIVCLYPNSNGQIWIGTRHGAYKLNSKSDHFEKVSELENIDIYSIEEDIKTGRLWISSTNSIIELDEEDKIAKRYMVGTDLAIKRFVKNSSFRDEQGIIYFGGLDGYISFDPIEIHEDKYVSAPLVTKITINNNELSAKDEFNGRRLTNKVVHLTDELGLRYSENSIEFTFSAFHFASPKSNQFAYRLNGFDDEWRMTDGAYPKALYSNLKSGDYIFSLKAANSDGIWSDVTRIIKVHIDTPWWASTTAFISYILTLIMVGGLATRQTIIRTKLKNEIKFEQLQHERDEELHQLKMEFFTNISHEIRTPLTLILGPVDQMIQRLSDKVVLGQLKMMKRNASRLLRLVNQILDMRELEQGGLELRLQNGDMVKMVEDIYTYFIELAKAESVSYSFVTNYKELLCQFDKDKIDKILFNLITNAFKYSGRNGKVEVKLSYPIQEQGTEYIEISVTDSGKGIPEDQLEHIFERFYHVEGLDNNIQKGTGIGLSMSSDYAKLHEGKILVHSTLGKGSVFRVLIPLLAVESVANGKAAMVEQPFVKEQMLETIEPKADPPNSTLGKGHPLLLVVEDNHDMRKFLCDNLVTRYQIMEAENGKQGFELAREHNPVLIISDIMMPVMNGLEFCHKIKSEFDTSHIPVILLTAKNSPENVLDGLEEGADDYITKPFFTKHLLARVENLINSRKLLSEKFNKGTLINPSDITATGIDENFISEVTDIIEAHISDSDLKVTFLAKSMGMSHSALYKKIKSITGLSGNEFIRNIRLKKASQLLKGSSSNITDVIYQVGFNNRSYFSKCFQEMYGMTPSQFAAQK, encoded by the coding sequence ATGATCAGACGATACTTTATCATTTGGACTATTTTATTAGTCAGTTCTGATTATTTGTATGGAATTCAAAACCCTATATTCAATCAATTGGGTGTTGCTGAAGGGCTATCCGACCCTATGGTCAATGACATTCATCAAGATGAGGATGGGTTCATTTGGGTTTGTACTAGTAATGGTCTAAACCGTTATGATGGTTATAATATGAAAACCTTTTTTCATATACCCAACGATAGTACAAGCCTGGTCAACTCAACAGTTAATTGCATTGACAGTGATAATGCTGATGACTTGTGGCTGGGTACAGGACAAGGGTTCAGCAAATATTCAAGGGAATCTGGAGCTTTTACATCTTTTATATTAGAAGGGTCGGAACAGTTAAATTTTATTCGTGCAATTTTTATCAAATCAGATTCTGTAATTTGGTTGGGTTCAAATGAAGGGTTGATAAAGTTTAATCCTTTGGATGGGTCTTACAAAAAGTATCAGCAAGGCACAGCAACTAGTCAGAGTATATCTCACAATATTGTAAGAGCAATAACGAAAGATAGCAATGGGCATCTTTGGATTGGTACTTTTGATGGGTTGAACGAGTTTGATCCTGTATCGGAAACATTTCGTCATTATTATCCTGTGGTGAGAAAGGATTTTGACCCGATCAACAACCTTGTAATATCCCTTCACCGAGGAGAAGATCCTGACATGCTTTGGGTAGGCATGCAAACAGGATTGGCTAAGTTTAACTTGGTGACCAAACAGTTTAAGGTATTTCGAAAAGAGTTAGGGTATGATGGGATATTTAATAATACAATAAAATCCATTGAGAGTCCTTCAAGTAATCAATTATGGGTGGGGACTGATGAAGGCTTGTCAATATTTGATATTGATGAGGAAAAGTTCACCACTTACAGGCACAATCCATTCCTGAGTAATTCTTTGAGCAACGATGTTGTTATCGATATCTATAAGGATAGGTCTGGGTTGGTGTGGTGTGGTACAAACAACGGGCTATCAAGTTATAACCTCAATAGAAAGCGGTTTGATCTTTACCCTATTGCAAAGATCGATCAGTCTGGAGCTGCTACAGGGACTGAAGTGACTGCGATTTACAAACAAGAAAATGTAGGCCTTTGGTTAGGCGGCTCTTCAGGGCTTATTAAAATTGATACTGAAGGAAATGAACAATGGTACACCCAACAAATGGATATTGGTTTGGGGTCTAATATTATCGGTGAAATATATTCAGATCATTCAAATAACCTATGGGTAAGTACTACAGGAGGGCTAAGCCTTTATGACCCTGAAAAGAATAACTTTCTGTATTTTGACATTCAAACAGATTTTAGGGTTTCAAAATATGTTTCCTCCATTCTCGAATATGAGCCTGATAAGTACTTGGTAGGGTCAAGCGGTAAAGGATTGCTGAAATTTGATATTAATTCGTCTGATCTTTTAGATGGAAAAGTATCGAATCCAGATTTTATCTTTTTGAAAGACATACAAGTCAATGATATCATTCGGGGAAAGGAAGATGATGTTTGGATTATTGGAGGGTTCGGCGAAGTTTATAAATACTCGATTGGTAGTGGCTCAATTACTCAATACATGTTGGCCAGCGAGTCAATTGAAAAGAACGTGGTTAATATCGTTTGCCTATACCCAAATAGCAATGGGCAAATTTGGATTGGTACAAGGCATGGAGCTTATAAATTGAACTCAAAATCGGATCATTTTGAAAAGGTATCAGAGCTGGAGAATATTGATATTTATAGTATAGAAGAGGATATAAAAACGGGTAGGCTGTGGATTTCCAGTACTAACAGCATTATCGAATTAGATGAAGAGGACAAGATTGCTAAACGATATATGGTAGGGACCGATTTGGCAATTAAAAGATTCGTGAAGAATAGTTCATTCAGAGATGAGCAAGGTATTATTTATTTTGGAGGCTTAGATGGCTATATCTCATTTGACCCTATTGAAATTCATGAAGATAAATATGTTTCTGCTCCTCTTGTAACAAAAATCACCATTAATAATAATGAGCTAAGCGCTAAAGACGAGTTTAATGGCAGAAGGCTGACCAACAAGGTAGTGCATTTGACCGATGAGTTGGGCTTAAGATATAGCGAGAATTCCATTGAATTTACTTTTTCCGCATTTCATTTTGCTTCACCAAAATCCAATCAATTTGCTTATCGCCTTAACGGTTTCGATGACGAATGGAGGATGACTGATGGCGCTTATCCAAAGGCTCTTTACTCCAACCTTAAATCTGGAGATTACATTTTTAGTCTGAAGGCAGCTAATTCAGATGGGATTTGGAGTGATGTAACAAGAATAATAAAAGTCCACATAGACACTCCGTGGTGGGCATCTACTACTGCTTTTATATCCTATATTCTTACCCTAATTATGGTTGGGGGATTGGCTACCCGGCAGACGATTATTAGAACGAAACTCAAGAATGAGATCAAATTTGAACAGCTGCAGCACGAACGTGATGAAGAATTGCATCAATTAAAAATGGAATTCTTCACTAATATATCTCATGAAATCAGGACGCCTCTCACGCTCATATTAGGACCTGTTGACCAAATGATTCAGAGACTTTCAGATAAGGTGGTATTAGGTCAGTTGAAAATGATGAAAAGGAATGCTTCAAGGCTTCTGAGGCTAGTTAACCAAATTTTGGACATGCGGGAGCTGGAGCAAGGAGGGCTAGAACTTAGGTTGCAAAATGGGGATATGGTCAAAATGGTTGAGGATATTTATACCTATTTTATAGAACTGGCAAAAGCCGAAAGTGTATCTTATTCTTTTGTAACTAATTACAAGGAGCTTTTATGCCAATTTGATAAGGATAAAATTGATAAAATCTTATTTAACCTCATTACGAATGCATTCAAATATTCGGGGAGGAATGGGAAGGTAGAGGTGAAATTATCTTACCCTATTCAAGAACAAGGAACCGAGTATATTGAGATTTCCGTAACAGATTCCGGTAAGGGGATTCCCGAGGACCAATTGGAGCATATTTTTGAGCGGTTCTACCACGTAGAGGGCTTAGATAATAATATTCAGAAAGGTACTGGTATTGGCTTATCCATGAGTAGTGACTATGCCAAATTGCACGAAGGGAAAATTCTAGTCCATAGCACTCTGGGAAAAGGAAGCGTTTTTCGTGTCCTCATTCCGCTTCTGGCTGTGGAGTCTGTCGCAAATGGAAAAGCCGCTATGGTTGAACAACCCTTTGTGAAAGAACAAATGCTGGAAACCATTGAACCTAAAGCTGATCCTCCCAATTCAACTTTGGGTAAGGGGCACCCACTTCTATTGGTAGTAGAAGACAATCATGATATGAGGAAATTCCTATGTGATAACCTGGTAACACGATACCAGATAATGGAAGCTGAAAACGGGAAGCAAGGTTTTGAGTTGGCGAGAGAGCATAATCCTGTACTAATCATTTCCGACATCATGATGCCAGTGATGAATGGATTAGAATTTTGTCATAAAATCAAATCCGAGTTCGATACAAGTCATATTCCTGTAATATTGTTAACAGCTAAGAACTCACCTGAGAATGTCCTAGATGGACTTGAAGAGGGCGCGGATGATTATATTACCAAACCATTTTTTACCAAACACCTTTTAGCGAGGGTTGAGAACTTAATAAATTCGAGAAAACTGCTTAGTGAAAAGTTTAATAAGGGGACACTAATCAACCCTTCTGATATTACGGCTACGGGAATTGATGAAAATTTTATTTCTGAAGTAACTGATATTATCGAAGCTCATATATCTGATTCTGATCTTAAAGTGACTTTTTTAGCCAAATCTATGGGCATGAGTCATTCTGCATTATATAAAAAAATCAAATCCATAACCGGGCTTTCGGGGAATGAGTTTATACGAAACATTCGACTAAAAAAAGCAAGTCAACTCCTGAAAGGTTCTAGCTCAAATATTACCGATGTCATTTATCAGGTAGGTTTTAATAACAGATCCTATTTTTCAAAGTGTTTTCAGGAAATGTACGGGATGACTCCTAGTCAGTTTGCTGCCCAAAAATAG
- a CDS encoding DUF4982 domain-containing protein, which yields MNSNWQFILEDDPHFSSSDFDDSAWRKLSIPHDWAHEKGVVRNGAQGANGGYFEGGIGWYRTSINVPKDWESKHVQIEFDGVYMNSEVWINGHHLGKRPYGYISFRYNLSEYLKPGKNSIAVRVDNSKEPSARWYHPCGIYAPARLIVTDKQYIAPNGISITSPLASAEKASLKIKTELLNTTKKKVKAVLETSITDGSGNLLKHDRTPLKWTENAELNAVKEFTLKQVNLWSPDSPYLYKITSSLWVNNKLVDEVVTNYGIRKIEWKNETGFWLNGKNTKLLGVCEHYEGGPVGGAWTKPLLRWKLELLKKMGVNAIRTAHNPYPPMFYDLCDEMGLLVMDEIFDGWKRKAREDYGAQAFSSWWEADLTEWMKRNRNHPSIVIYSLGNETRGEIGEKLVAKCHEIDSTRLVTSGHSASQYMDVFGVNGGSEKQGFYTKKRPDKPFVATEAPHTWQTRGYYRTQTWFRDGYPNKNQQPFELPDLTEKEIFHYEWASQDTWVNGKQHFNSSYDNGMVRISARKNWELMRDLPWYSGHFRWTGFDYYGEAGYVHGGWPFRLFMGGAIDVAGFEKDLFYFYQSQWTEKPMVHILPHWTHPLMEAGIEIPVWVYSNCDEVELFLNGKSLGKNKPGTKWDEMQCEWMVPYEEGTLLAIGYKNGKEVERSSHTTSGKPAKLKLSLENAKENTGLKIVTIAITDSLGVLYPYGENKVYFHLAGSAKLLALENGDPVDTTRNIGVDTKKAFMGLTRAFYQHDNADEPCTLFAGAILGEKQLLTSNRVSIDIQSISLNGKSSPETYKVFYTTNGSQPTENSDLYKEPFSVQLGTLVKAIVVRNGKVILTMEERFDKDLGLSWEKPIRKTEKHVSGMRAVDADFSGASAQANKDIKYLDFKGKEGKVTWYQENDGSAGQFTLKISYASNDKKSLRPMDLVINDRKVATLTFEPSGSWSSNWKQVVTVQALVAGANHIELRTTGQSGPNLQLLLVE from the coding sequence TTGAATTCCAACTGGCAGTTTATCTTAGAAGATGATCCGCACTTTTCAAGTTCAGATTTTGACGATTCAGCGTGGCGGAAGCTAAGTATTCCTCATGACTGGGCGCATGAAAAAGGCGTTGTCAGAAATGGTGCGCAAGGTGCAAATGGCGGTTATTTTGAAGGCGGGATTGGCTGGTATCGTACCAGTATTAATGTTCCGAAAGACTGGGAATCCAAACATGTTCAAATTGAATTTGATGGAGTTTATATGAACAGCGAAGTTTGGATTAATGGGCATCACTTGGGTAAGCGTCCGTACGGTTATATTTCATTCCGCTATAATTTGTCAGAATACCTCAAGCCAGGCAAAAACAGTATTGCCGTCCGTGTTGATAATTCCAAAGAACCGTCAGCGCGTTGGTACCACCCTTGTGGAATTTACGCCCCTGCTAGGTTAATAGTAACTGATAAACAATACATTGCACCCAACGGAATTTCCATAACGTCACCCCTTGCCTCGGCAGAGAAAGCTAGCTTAAAAATTAAAACAGAGCTTTTAAATACCACTAAAAAGAAAGTAAAAGCGGTACTGGAAACGTCTATTACCGATGGATCGGGCAACCTCTTGAAGCACGACCGGACACCATTAAAGTGGACGGAGAATGCTGAATTGAATGCCGTTAAAGAATTTACGTTAAAACAAGTCAATTTGTGGAGTCCCGATTCACCCTATTTGTACAAAATAACCAGTAGCTTATGGGTGAATAATAAGCTCGTTGATGAGGTTGTCACAAACTATGGGATCCGGAAAATTGAATGGAAAAATGAAACTGGTTTTTGGCTAAATGGAAAAAACACTAAGCTGCTGGGAGTGTGTGAGCATTATGAAGGCGGACCAGTTGGCGGAGCATGGACAAAACCTCTACTTAGATGGAAATTGGAATTATTGAAAAAAATGGGTGTAAATGCCATCCGGACGGCTCACAACCCTTATCCCCCAATGTTTTACGACCTGTGCGACGAAATGGGACTTCTGGTAATGGATGAAATTTTTGATGGTTGGAAGCGTAAAGCCCGAGAGGATTATGGCGCACAGGCATTTAGTAGTTGGTGGGAAGCTGATTTAACGGAATGGATGAAGCGAAACCGCAACCATCCGTCTATTGTAATTTATAGTTTAGGAAATGAAACAAGAGGAGAGATAGGGGAAAAACTGGTTGCCAAATGCCACGAGATAGATTCAACACGGCTAGTAACATCGGGACATAGTGCTTCGCAGTACATGGATGTATTTGGGGTGAATGGAGGAAGTGAAAAGCAAGGTTTTTATACTAAAAAGCGGCCCGATAAACCTTTTGTAGCTACCGAAGCGCCACACACTTGGCAAACACGTGGGTACTATCGTACACAAACTTGGTTCAGAGATGGCTATCCGAATAAGAACCAGCAACCTTTTGAATTGCCAGATTTAACTGAAAAAGAAATATTTCATTACGAGTGGGCTTCTCAAGATACATGGGTAAATGGGAAGCAACACTTTAATTCATCTTACGATAATGGGATGGTTCGCATTTCGGCCCGTAAAAATTGGGAGTTAATGCGCGATTTGCCTTGGTACAGCGGCCATTTCCGTTGGACCGGTTTCGATTACTATGGCGAAGCCGGTTATGTTCATGGAGGCTGGCCCTTCCGTCTTTTTATGGGTGGGGCAATTGACGTTGCAGGTTTCGAGAAAGACTTGTTTTATTTCTACCAAAGCCAATGGACAGAAAAACCGATGGTGCATATTTTACCCCATTGGACGCATCCGTTGATGGAAGCAGGAATAGAGATTCCTGTTTGGGTATATTCCAATTGTGATGAGGTAGAGTTGTTCCTCAACGGAAAATCTTTAGGAAAAAATAAGCCAGGTACTAAATGGGATGAGATGCAGTGCGAATGGATGGTTCCGTACGAGGAGGGGACTTTGCTTGCCATCGGGTATAAAAACGGAAAAGAAGTGGAGCGTTCGTCACATACTACGTCTGGGAAGCCAGCGAAATTGAAGCTGAGTTTGGAGAATGCAAAAGAAAATACAGGCTTAAAAATAGTCACTATTGCTATCACCGATTCACTGGGCGTTTTATATCCTTATGGTGAAAACAAGGTCTACTTCCACCTAGCTGGTTCAGCTAAATTGCTGGCTTTAGAAAATGGCGACCCTGTTGATACTACAAGAAACATTGGAGTTGATACCAAAAAGGCTTTTATGGGCTTAACACGGGCATTTTACCAGCACGATAATGCAGATGAACCTTGTACCCTTTTTGCGGGTGCCATACTTGGCGAAAAACAACTGCTAACTTCCAATAGGGTAAGTATAGATATTCAGTCTATTAGTTTGAATGGAAAGAGCTCGCCCGAAACCTATAAAGTATTTTATACCACCAACGGCAGCCAACCTACAGAAAACAGTGATTTGTACAAAGAACCTTTTTCTGTCCAATTGGGAACTTTGGTTAAAGCCATAGTAGTAAGAAATGGGAAAGTTATTTTAACCATGGAAGAACGTTTTGACAAAGACTTGGGGCTTAGTTGGGAAAAGCCAATTCGTAAAACCGAAAAACATGTTAGCGGAATGAGAGCCGTTGATGCCGATTTCTCTGGAGCTTCTGCTCAGGCCAACAAGGATATAAAATACCTCGATTTTAAGGGGAAAGAAGGAAAGGTAACTTGGTACCAGGAGAATGATGGGAGTGCTGGACAATTTACTTTAAAAATAAGTTATGCCAGTAATGATAAAAAATCGTTGCGCCCGATGGATCTTGTTATTAATGATAGAAAAGTGGCAACTCTTACTTTCGAACCAAGTGGTTCGTGGAGTTCAAACTGGAAACAAGTAGTTACTGTTCAGGCTTTGGTGGCTGGGGCCAACCATATAGAATTGCGAACTACAGGGCAAAGCGGACCGAATCTACAGCTGCTTTTAGTAGAGTAG
- the nth gene encoding endonuclease III, giving the protein MTKKEKATEIMNMLEEIYPKVPVPLDHSDPYTLLVAVLLSAQCTDVRVNQITPKLFSRANNPYDMIKLSIEDIREIIKPCGLSPSKSKAIWNLSNILIDKHGGEVPQTFEELEFLPGVGHKTASVVMSQAFGVPAFPVDTHIHRLMYRWGLSTGKNVEQTEKDAKKLFPKEKWNKLHLQIIFYGREYCPARGFVLEKCPITSKFGRKSFINSLK; this is encoded by the coding sequence ATGACAAAAAAAGAGAAAGCGACCGAGATCATGAATATGCTCGAAGAGATTTACCCCAAAGTCCCTGTGCCTCTTGATCATTCTGATCCATATACCTTGCTGGTTGCGGTACTGCTTTCCGCCCAATGTACCGATGTACGGGTCAACCAAATCACTCCCAAGCTTTTCTCAAGGGCAAACAATCCTTACGACATGATAAAACTGTCTATCGAGGATATAAGGGAAATCATTAAACCTTGTGGGCTTTCCCCTTCCAAATCGAAAGCGATCTGGAACTTGTCGAATATCTTAATAGACAAACACGGTGGCGAAGTTCCACAGACATTTGAAGAGCTGGAGTTTTTGCCAGGCGTAGGCCACAAAACGGCTTCGGTGGTCATGTCACAAGCTTTTGGTGTTCCTGCTTTTCCTGTAGACACCCACATCCATAGGCTCATGTACCGGTGGGGCTTATCGACAGGCAAAAATGTAGAACAGACGGAAAAAGATGCCAAAAAACTCTTTCCTAAAGAAAAATGGAACAAATTGCATCTTCAGATCATCTTTTATGGCAGGGAATATTGCCCAGCAAGGGGCTTCGTATTAGAAAAATGCCCCATAACAAGTAAATTCGGGAGGAAAAGCTTCATCAATAGCTTGAAGTAA